In the Podospora pseudocomata strain CBS 415.72m chromosome 5, whole genome shotgun sequence genome, one interval contains:
- a CDS encoding hypothetical protein (CAZy:AA7; COG:C; EggNog:ENOG503NWXH): protein MSLSTCCAAILAALGSSKVSAPGNFRYTSSLSSYYSLQTSQTQPDCIVQPASAADVSTAVTILAANSANPACRFAVRSGGHMFHAQASNIAGGVTLDLRDLNEITLVNGNADVRLGVGLTWGEVYAQLDPLGLTVAGGRIASVGVGGYIVGGGLSFLSPKVGFAADTVSKYEVVLANGTLIEATATQNSDLLRALRGGGNNLGIVTRVTMKTHTQGLMWGGTMMHPTTTLHNHLLAFVDFNKATGYDENASLITSLVYYYGISHTISTQMAYTGPPSSSPPAAFSDFLSVPWVTTNYARVNTMRNVTVEAGASIPGSSRNLWWTQTAVCNLQVLGAAYQIWWDSHSSVQNIPGIVWTMTFQPLPPSIYNRNPTTNSLGFNSPSRSNQPLVVIQLLASWASSLDDAFVRTKARELYDSLTSELVAKSATDPWVYLNYAADWQDPIAGYGTGNVAALQAARTKYDPNGVFTSRVPGGFKIPV from the exons ATGTCTCTCTCCACTTGT TGTGCGGCTATTCTGGCTGCTCTCGGTAGCTCCAAGGTCTCTGCTCCGGGGAACTTCAGGTACACATCATCGTTGTCGTCCTACTATTCTCTGCAAACATCTCAGACACAGCCGGACTGCATTGTGCAGCCAGCATCAGCTGCCGATGTTTCCACCGCCGTGACTATTCTCGCAGCCAATTCTGCCAATCCGGCATGTCGCTTTGCTGTTCGGTCAGGAGGACACATGTTCCATGCCCAAGCCTCCAACATCGCCGGTGGTGTTACCCTTGATCTGAGAGACCTCAACGAGATCACTCTTGTCAATGGAAACGCAGACGTGCGTTTGGGTGTAGGCTTGACCTGGGGAGAGGTCTACGCTCAGCTAGACCCCTTGGGCCTGACCGTTGCTGGCGGAAGAATCGCGAGcgtgggtgttggtggctaCATCGTTGGCGGAGGACTGTCCTTCCTCTCACCAAAGGTTGGCTTCGCCGCTGATACTGTCTCCAAGTACGAAGTCGTCTTGGCCAACGGCACATTGATTGAGGCCACAGCCACCCAGAACTCTGACCTGCTGCGTGCTCTTCGCGGAGGTGGCAACAATCTGGGCATCGTCACCCGCGTGACGATGAAGACACACACCCAGGGACTAATGTGGGGAGGAACCATGATGCACCCTACCACAACACttcacaaccacctcttgGCATTCGTCGACTTCAACAAGGCCACTGGATACGACGAGAAtgcctccctcatcaccagcctTGTCTACTACTACGGCATCAGCCATACCATCTCAACTCAGATGGCGTACACTGGACCCCCTTCGTCGTCGCCACCCGCTGCGTTCTCTGACTTTTTGAGCGTCCCATGGGTCACAACCAACTACGCCAGGGTGAACACCATGAGAAACGTGACTGTCGAAGCAGGAGCCAGCATTCCAGGTAGCAGCCG caacctctgGTGGACCCAAACAGCAGTCTGCAACCTCCAAGTCCTCGGCGCGGCCTACCAAATCTGGTGGGACTCCCACTCCTCGGTCCAAAACATCCCCGGCATCGTCTGGACCATGACCTtccagcccctcccccccagcaTTTACAACCGCAACCCgaccaccaactccctcggGTTCAACTCCCCCAGCCGCAGCAATCAGCCCTTGGTTGTCATCCAACTGCTCGCTTCGTGGGCGAGTTCCCTCGACGATGCTTTTGTAAGGACAAAGGCGAGGGAGTTGTACGATTCTCTTACGTCGGAGTTGGTGGCCAAAAGCGCGACGGATCCGTGGGTGTATCTGAACTATGCGGCTGATTGGCAGGATCCGATTGCGGGGTATGGGACTGGGAATGTGGCTGCTCTGCAGGCGGCGAGGACGAAGTATGATCCGAACGGGGTTTTTACAAGTAGGGTGCCGGGTGGGTTCAAGATTCCGGTTTGa
- a CDS encoding hypothetical protein (COG:S; EggNog:ENOG503PBJV), which translates to MSTRYEYSYLETGHIRLLHILSVSPEIRVRIDVVPLDTDPAPIYAALSYLWGEDPPFSRVIVEPHGRYVDIARNLTVCFQHLDAFIGTNIWIDAVCINQEDDEEKSRQVSRMGSIYERATKVLSWLGPSADNSDAAIDGISNYGKAAVDAGLLDIKKELLETWPDVGDDPANMRARDAVVELMVKANAAEGDADRAAERFPRLAFAAITRREYFNRVWIKQEITLARNSIVLCGFKQTDAESFHASLLFYGLLIVWETNEYRAGRHARIPGPFSIEELMAAPDGPWALLKQTTTDPAAGSAFSGRRKFLREGGKKPLFELLHTSYVRNGALGLRSTKPLDKIYALLGIAADAVESGIYTDYTKTPDEAFEQAARFLIAQGHVDILKWCRTRRVNPPTWVPDFDANLSYTWSDDMGVPLFKATGSKSQPTTLVHEMNGPPPASLRLHGVCLDTAAAVGSVFVHNDGMKYPQEAARQLFLNVKAFLERTSKYTKDQWDDALWRIPICDREYHPTSMYFQRATLERSGRQFELLRTQTVDDEKVMAETMSYQATMRYENGARPILLTAGYVGLGPMETMAEDIVVLLYGGSTPFVLRSTRTRGEYYLVGEAYIYGVMDGEIMDKGLEEEVFTLY; encoded by the coding sequence ATGAGCACCCGATACGAATATTCATATCTCGAAACTGGACacatccgcctccttcatATTCTCTCTGTTTCCCCCGAGATACGCGTCCGCATCGATGTTGTCCCTCTCGACACCGACCCCGCCCCCATCTACGCGGCATTATCCTATCTCTGGGGCGAAGACCCACCGTTCTCTCGCGTCATTGTCGAACCTCATGGGCGATACGTCGATATCGCACGCAACCTGACCGTATGCTTTCAACACCTCGATGCCTTCATCGGGACCAACATTTGGATCGACGCAGTGTGTATCAACCaggaagatgacgaggaaaagTCGCGCCAGGTTTCACGAATGGGGTCCATCTATGAACGTGCCACCAAGGTGCTGTCCTGGCTTGGCCCCTCTGCTGACAACAGTGATGCTGCCATAGACGGCATCTCCAACTATGGGAAGGCGGCCGTGGATGCCGGTCTGCTTGACATCAAGAAGGAACTCCTCGAGACTTGGCCAGATGTGGGTGACGACCCTGCCAATATGCGCGCAAGGGATGCAGTGGTGGAACTCATGGTCAAGGCGAACGCAGCCGAGGGTGATGCAGACCGTGCTGCTGAGCGGTTCCCACGTCTTGCATTTGCTGCGATTACTCGTCGGGAGTATTTCAATCGCGTCTGGATCAAGCAGGAAATTACGCTTGCGCGCAATTCCATTGTCCTTTGTGGCTTCAAGCAAACCGATGCCGAGTCATTCCACGCCTCTCTTCTGTTCTATGGCCTGCTGATTGTCTGGGAAACCAACGAGTACAGAGCCGGTCGACATGCTCGAATTCCGGGACCCTTCTCCATAGAGGAACTGATGGCTGCGCCAGACGGCCCTTGGGCCCTCTTGAAACAAACGACCACGGACCCCGCCGCGGGATCAGCCTTCTCAGGCCGGCGCAAGTTCCTACGTGAAGGTGGCAAGAAGCCTCTATTCGAACTCCTCCACACTTCATACGTGAGGAACGGTGCTCTCGGCCTGCGGTCCACGAAACCCTTGGACAAGATCTACGCCCTGCTTGGTATCGCGGCAGACGCAGTTGAATCGGGAATTTACACAGACTACACCAAGACACCCGACGAAGCTTTCGAACAAGCAGCAAGGTTCCTCATCGCCCAAGGCCATGTCGATATCCTCAAGTGGTGTCGCACACGACGGGTCAACCCACCGACATGGGTCCCCGACTTCGATGCCAATCTCTCGTACACGTGGTCTGACGATATGGGCGTCCCGTTATTCAAAGCAACAGGGTCCAAGTCCCAACCGACAACTTTAGTTCACGAGATGAATGGCCCGCCGCCCGCCTCGCTTCGACTGCATGGTGTTTGTCTTGACACTGCTGCGGCAGTTGGCAGTGTCTTTGTTCACAACGACGGGATGAAATATCCCCAGGAAGCCGCTCGCCAGTTGTTTCTTAACGTCAAGGCGTTCCTCGAGCGGACATCAAAGTATACAAAGGACCAGTGGGACGATGCGTTATGGCGCATTCCCATCTGCGACAGGGAGTACCACCCTACATCTATGTACTTTCAGCGGGCTACCCTCGAACGATCAGGCAGGCAGTTTGAACTGTTACGCACACAAACGGTGGATGACGAGAAGGTTATGGCGGAAACCATGTCTTATCAGGCCACGATGCGGTATGAGAATGGTGCGCGTCCTATCCTTTTGACGGCTGGTTATGTTGGGCTGGGTCCGATGGAGACAATGGCGGAGGACATCGTTGTGCTCTTGTATGGCGGGTCGACCCCGTTTGTGCTGAGATCTACGAGGACTCGGGGCGAGTATTATCTTGTTGGGGAGGCGTATATTTATGGCGTGATGGACGGGGAGATCATGGATaaggggctggaggaggaggtgtttaCTCTGTACTAG
- a CDS encoding hypothetical protein (COG:Q; EggNog:ENOG503NXXD), with translation MAFGAAHVQLWLGLLAVAGLLYTSCLVIYRVFFHPLAKYPGPLLAKLTDAYMLYYAWRGDRHLEFWRMHEKYGKFVRFGPNALSANSNTALKEIYGFRANVRKAEFYDAFVHPAPNTHNARDRDLHARKRRVLSHAFSDGAIKEVERYILANIRTFCEAIGDYGRAIQDNKGWSAPKNMSDWCNWLAMDILGDLCFGKAFHMLDRPDNRYAVDLVGVAAQRHLLCGTMPIVNKLSLDKILFHKIAAGRAKYMAYSRQQLTERTALGDETDRRDFFYHLLKARDPETGQGFTTPELWGESNLLIIAGSDTTSTAMAATLFYLVRNPAALAKVTDEIREKFSSLEDIQLGPVLNSCHYLRACIDEAMRLSPSVGGLLPREVLAGGMTIDGEMVPEGTIVGTPHYTIHHNANYYPEPFAYKPERWVASSGSEKEAGVREQEVALAQSAFCPFSIGPRGCIGKGLAYVEMSITLARVLYMYDLRRAVGVEDPGEGKPGAEMGREKPSEFQLVDTFTSLKNGCMVEFRRRDL, from the exons ATGGCGTTTGGCGCAGCACATGTCCAGCTTTGGCTGGGGCTATTAGCAGTAGCCGGCCTTCTTTAT ACATCATGTCTTGTCATCTACCGcgtcttcttccacccaTTAGCGAAATACCCAGGTCCCCTCCTGGCCAAGCTCACCGATGCCTACATGCTCTACTACGCCTGGCGAGGCGACCGCCATCTTGAGTTCTGGCGCATGCACGAGAAGTATGGCAAATTCGTCCGCTTCGGTCCCAACGCCCTCAGTGCAAACTCAAACACCGCCCTCAAGGAGATCTACGGCTTCCGCGCCAACGTCAGGAAGGCCGAGTTCTACGATGCCTTCGTCCATCCCGCTCCCAACACCCACAACGCCCGCGACAGGGACCTCCACGCTCGCAAGCGCCGTGTTCTGTCGCATGCCTTCTCCGATGGCGCCATCAAAGAGGTAGAGCGCTACATCCTGGCCAACATCCGCACTTTCTGCGAGGCCATCGGCGACTATGGCCGTGCCATCCAGGATAATAAGGGATGGAGTGCGCCGAAGAACATGTCCGACTGGTGCAACTGGCTGGCCATGGATATCCTCGGTGATCTATGCTTCGGCAAGGCTTTCCACATGTTGGATAGGCCAGACAACAGGTACGCTGTTGATCTCGTCGGTGTAGCTGCCCAGAGACATCTCCTGTGCGGCACTATGCCCATTGTCAACAAGCTCTCTCTCGATAAGATCCTCTTCCACAAGATCGCTGCTGGTCGCGCCAAATATATGGCTTATTCGCGCCAGCAACTGACCGAGCGCACTGCtcttggtgatgagaccGACCGCCGCGACTTTTTTTACCATCTCCTCAAGGCGCGCGACCCGGAAACTGGACAgggcttcaccacccccgagtTGTGGGGGGAGTCCAACTTGCTGATTATTGCCGGCTCTGACACCACCTCTACCGCTATGGCTGCCACTCTGTTCTATCTCGTCCGCAACCCTGCCGCATTGGCGAAGGTCACAGATGAGATCAGAGAGAAGTTCTCGTCTCTGGAGGATATCCAACTGGGTCCCGTTCTCAACTCTTGCCACTACCTCCGCGCTTGCATCGATGAGGCTATGCGCTTGTCGCCTAGTGTTGGTGGTCTGTTGCCCAGAGAGGTCTTGGCCGGCGGTATGACTATCGACGGCGAGATGGTACCTGAGGGAACGATTGTCGGAACACCACActacaccatccaccacaatGCCAACTACTACCCCGAGCCGTTTGCCTACAAGCCAGAGAGATGGGTTGCTTCTTCAGGTagcgagaaggaggcgggtgTTAGGGAACAGGAGGTAGCATTGGCTCAGAGCGCGTTCTGCCCATTTTCGATTGGACCAAGAGGGTGCATCGGGAAGGGCCTGGCGTATGTTGAGATGAGCATCACCCTGGCGAGAGTGCTGTATATGTATGACCTTCGCCGggcggttggtgttgaggatcCAGGAGAGGGCAAGCCCGGAGCGGAGATGGGCAGGGAGAAGCCGAGTGAGTTCCAGTTGGTCGACACATTTACCAGCTTGAAGAATGGGTGTATGGTTGAGTTTAGGAGGAGGGACCTGTaa
- a CDS encoding hypothetical protein (CAZy:GH5; EggNog:ENOG503P066; COG:G), whose translation MKIVSMFLALASLTQAAPSHQNQYQNDLSNRQAGSWPFGPFVTSAGKIRDTTGKNIVYAGTNWPGHGEVMIPEGLQYQSIEYIVTKIKSIGMNAIRLTFAIEMIDQIYANNGQDITIQRAFTQALGQANGTRILNQVLAKNPQFTASTTRLQVFDAVAAELARQQIYVHLDNHISKGMWCCSGTDGNTWWGDTYFNTANWVRGLSYMANHGRNWAGLVSIGLRNEPREPTNNNALRSSSYNWQSLYNFHKQGASAISKANPALLIFLSGINYDTTVAPFFDGSTLSPGNTRFSLSDFPGYANKLVLEVHNYETGINSCSSLQYNLFNKGFKAMTSEAKIQFPVLLTEFGFAMDANTWRGTYATCLASYLPSQKAGWTIWVLAGSYYVREGIQDYDEGWGLLTRDWREWRSQGYVDGLFRGMVRNSLAG comes from the exons ATGAAGATTGTTTCAATGTTTCTGGCGCTGGCCAGCCTCACTCAAGCAGCACCAAGCCACCAAAACCAATACCAAAATGACCTCTCTAACCGACAGGCCGGATCCTGGCCCTTTGGCCCTTTTGTCACCTCCGCCGGGAAGATTCGCGACACAACCGGCAAAAACATCGTGTACGCCGGCACAAACTGGCCCGGCCATGGCGAGGTCATGATCCCGGAGGGTCTGCAATATCAGTCCATCGAATACATCGTCACCAAAATCAAGAGCATCGGCATGAACGCCATCCGTCTCACTTTCGCAATCGAAATGATCGACCAAATCTATGCCAACAACGGACAAGACATTACCATCCAGCGCGCCTTCACCCAAGCACTCGGCCAAGCCAACGGCACCAGAATCCTCAACCAAGTCCTCGCAAAGAACCCACAGTTCACCGCCTCGACAACCAGACTCCAAGTCTTCGACGCCGTTGCCGCCGAGCTAGCCAGGCAACAGATTTATGTCCATCTTGACAACCACATCTCAAAAGGAATGTGGTGCTGCTCCGGCACCGACGGCAACACCTGGTGGGGAGACACGTACTTTAACACCGCCAACTGGGTCAGAGGACTGTCTTACATGGCTAACCAC GGCCGAAACTGGGCCGGCCTAGTCTCCATCGGCCTCCGCAACGAGCCCCGCGaaccaacaaacaacaacgccctccgctcctcctcctacaACTGGCAATCCCTCTACAACTTCCACAAACAGGGTGCCTCCGCCATCAGCAAAGCCAATCCTGCCTTGCTAATCTTCCTCTCCGGCATCAACTACGACACCACCGTCGCGCCTTTTTTCGATGGTTCGACCCTCTCCCCGGGGAACACCCGTTTCTCTCTGTCAGACTTCCCCGGATATGCGAACAAACTCGTGCTGGAAGTCCACAACTACGAAACGGGGATAAATAGCTGTTCCTCTCTGCAATACAACCTCTTTAACAAGGGTTTCAAAGCCATGACGTCTGAAGCAAAGATCCAGTTCCCGGTTTTGTTGACTGAGTTTGGGTTTGCGATGGATGCGAATACCTGGCGGGGTACGTACGCGACTTGTTTGGCTAGTTATCTGCCGAGCCAGAAGGCGGGGTGGACGATCTGGGTGTTGGCGGGGAGTTATTATGTGCGAGAGGGGATACAGGATTATGatgaggggtgggggttgttgacgcGGGAttggagggagtggaggagCCAGGGGTATGTGGATGGGTTGTTtagggggatggtgaggaattCTCTTGCGGGGTAG